In Podospora pseudoanserina strain CBS 124.78 chromosome 5, whole genome shotgun sequence, a single window of DNA contains:
- a CDS encoding putative NRPS-like protein biosynthetic cluster (COG:Q; SMCOG1127:condensation domain-containing protein; antiSMASH:Cluster_8; EggNog:ENOG50KOG1178), with amino-acid sequence MMDTRVLSRDDIDNETLEIIAEACQTSTRDIEDIYSCVHQQLDHVSHSQPGRSEWFQIVLSFDEGIELERWCRALQRVVRANAVLRTRLVQCRGLGVLQVVIKEDHATEHLSGDVEEYLRDDQARRMDFGVPLLRSAFIGRSFVLTIHHAIMDYWSLTTLVQQDIVMAFLGEAPPERPQFKEFVAHCLAIDEGAAKAFWASRFDSRRLPVIFPPVPPGHTPYPSQAVEKEIVLTHQLGPGSISPTHVPTFAEAAWALTEATYADSDSISYGFVLSGRSPTLGGLESTLGPMHVEVPMQVNLNIQQRKGMTVEQLVKDRAASLRQLQAHPALQYGLTNISLVNEAAQVSSKFQTLFNIIPALPPKFSAASDAPAPIRMDRVLWQARTLPALILRCKLESINRDGATQGPGATRILLKTLYDPAVLPERQLHRILNQFEHTLRVLAEVPLTSRLDRLPLFNKHDLGEVMRWNHDGALRNGRSIDAALGALFPGIPSGRCKVWLASLQNPNELAPIGSVGQLWLEGPEISSASSPYLLSTLQQQVPPWVLSSDSHHPQPTGLFIRTGYLAKYIETGSGEDNELCVVGRQESRVKINNQTVQLEEVEGLIMHHDDVQDAAVFTKIAAGRTQLVAMVMPRCTVTSGDTDSDSSSDTEAIFAGEIKEMGGQQLLLDSVRRHAGEGFSSERHKIPTVWHAIEQFPYLEEGSGISGLHTVDREALRRWLKLRR; translated from the coding sequence ATGATGGACACCAGGGTTCTCTCGCGAGATGATATTGACAACGAAACACTCGAGATCATAGCCGAAGCGTGCCAGACTTCGACGAGGGATATTGAGGACATCTACAGCTGCGTACATCAACAGCTCGACCATGTCAGCCACAGCCAGCCGGGCCGATCCGAATGGTTTCAAATCGTGCTCTCTTTTGATGAGGGGATAGAGCTTGAACGGTGGTGCAGGGCTCTGCAGAGAGTCGTGAGGGCTAACGCCGTGTTGCGCACGAGATTGGTTCAATGTCGGGGGCTGGGAGTGTTACAGGTGGTCATCAAGGAGGACCACGCCACAGAACACCTCTCTGGAGACGTTGAGGAATATTTGAGAGATGACCAGGCTCGACGGATGGACTTTGGGGTCCCTCTTCTGCGCTCAGCCTTCATCGGCAGGAGCTTTGTTCTGACCATTCACCACGCCATTATGGACTACTGGTCGTTAACCACGCTAGTTCAGCAGGACATCGTCATGGCCTTCCTCGGGGAAGCACCTCCGGAAAGACCTCAGTTCAAAGAGTTCGTGGCTCACTGCCTCGCCATCGACGAAGGAGCCGCCAAGGCCTTTTGGGCCTCCCGCTTTGATAGCCGCCGTCTTCCCGTCATCTTCCCGCCTGTTCCACCTGGGCATACACCCTACCCCAGCCAAGCCGTGGAGAAAGAAATCGTCTTGACACACCAGCTGGGCCCCGGAAGCATCTCCCCAACACACGTCCCCACCTTCGCCGAGGCTGCTTGGGCACTTACAGAGGCCACTTACGCCGACAGCGACAGCATCTCGTACGGATTTGTCCTTTCTGGACGCTCCCCTACGCTTGGCGGCCTTGAATCAACCCTGGGACCGATGCACGTCGAGGTGCCCATGCAagtcaacctcaacatccaaCAGCGCAAGGGCATGACGGTGGAGCAACTCGTGAAGGACAGGGCAGCCTCGCTGCGTCAACTCCAAGCACACCCCGCACTCCAGTACGGCTTGACCAACATCTCTCTTGTGAACGAAGCGGCCCAAGTCTCGTCCAAATTCCAGACGCttttcaacatcatccccgCGCTACCTCCGAAGTTCTCCGCCGCGTCTGACGCACCAGCCCCGATACGGATGGATCGTGTACTTTGGCAGGCGCGGACGCTACCGGCCTTGATACTACGCTGCAAACTGGAGTCGATCAACCGAGATGGAGCAACGCAGGGTCCTGGGGCGACTAGGATTTTGCTCAAGACTTTGTACGACCCCGCAGTCCTCCCTGAACGGCAGCTACATCGCATTCTGAATCAGTTTGAGCATACACTTCGCGTGCTGGCCGAGGTTCCTCTGACCTCCAGATTGGACAGGCTTCCGCTCTTCAACAAGCATGATTTGGGTGAAGTGATGCGCTGGAATCATGATGGAGCGCTGAGAAACGGAAGGTCCATCGATGCCGCCTTGGGCGCATTGTTTCCAGGAATCCCCTCGGGTCGCTGCAAAGTTTGGTTGGCAAGCCTGCAGAATCCCAACGAACTTGCGCCGATTGGGAGCGTAGGACAGCTTTGGCTGGAAGGCCCGGAGATTTCTTCCGCTTCCTCTCCCTACCTCTTGTCAACCTTGCAACAGCAAGTTCCTCCGTGGGTGTTATCCTCTGACAGCCACCATCCACAACCCACCGGACTGTTCATTCGCACAGGGTATCTCGCCAAGTATATCGAGACAGGCAGCGGGGAAGATAACGAGCTGTGCGTCGTGGGACGACAAGAGAGCCgggtcaagatcaacaatCAAACGGTTcagttggaggaggtcgagggctTGATTATGCACCATGACGATGTCCAAGACGCTGCCGTTTTCACCAAAATCGCTGCCGGGCGCACGCAACTCGTCGCAATGGTTATGCCAAGATGCACCGTGACCTCTGGCGATACGGACTCGGACTCATCATCTGACACGGAAGCCATTTTTGCGGGGGAGATaaaggagatggggggtCAGCAGCTGCTTCTGGACTCGGTTCGTCGCCATGCGGGTGAGGGTTTCTCTTCTGAAAGACACAAGATCCCGACAGTCTGGCATGCCATTGAACAATTTCCATATCTCGAAGAAGGCAGCGGAATCAGTGGGTTGCATACAGTCGACCGGGAAGCTCTTCGCAGGTGGTTGAAACTGCGGCGTTGA